In Caldilineales bacterium, the following proteins share a genomic window:
- a CDS encoding RHS repeat-associated core domain-containing protein, translated as MRPIAKVVVWLLCAMLALTGLPIPNHAYLCQGDGSYLGSWTDSTPLTTGNYLSLRTTTNNVLFDEVMVGKVKKYYYQGGARACPEPCRRVAMRDGTSVYYLFGDHLGSTNVTTDNGSALVARLLYKPFGQVRYNTNNQKTDYRYTGQWWASGGGATLGLYDYGARWYDPSLARFIQADTIVPAPGNPQSLNRYSYVLAPNPGQASLN; from the coding sequence ATGAGGCCGATCGCAAAGGTAGTGGTTTGGCTGCTGTGCGCCATGCTGGCGCTGACGGGTTTGCCCATCCCAAATCATGCCTATCTCTGCCAGGGAGATGGCAGCTACCTGGGTTCCTGGACCGACAGCACGCCGCTGACCACGGGCAACTATCTCTCGTTGCGCACCACCACCAACAACGTGCTGTTCGATGAGGTGATGGTGGGGAAGGTGAAGAAGTACTACTATCAGGGCGGGGCGCGGGCCTGCCCTGAGCCTTGCCGAAGGGTGGCGATGCGGGATGGGACCAGCGTCTACTACCTGTTCGGCGACCACCTGGGTTCGACCAACGTGACCACAGACAACGGCAGCGCCTTGGTAGCCCGGCTGTTGTACAAGCCCTTTGGCCAGGTGCGTTACAACACGAACAACCAGAAGACGGACTATCGATATACGGGGCAGTGGTGGGCCAGCGGCGGTGGCGCGACCCTGGGCTTGTACGATTACGGGGCGCGCTGGTATGATCCCTCGCTGGCAAGATTCATCCAGGCGGACACGATTGTGCCGGCGCCGGGGAATCCGCAAAGCCTGAACAGGTATAGCTATGTTCTTGCGCCGAATCCAGGCCAAGCTTCGCTGAACTGA